The sequence TGCGCCTGCAACTCACCGCGCAGCTCGCCGAAGGCAGCCCGGCGGACATCACCGCCCTGCTCGACCAGTGGATCCGCCTGGACATTCTGGTGCCGGTGGCCAAGAGCCCCAACCGCTTCGAGCTCAACGCGCAGATCCACGACTTCCTCGCCTACTTGCGCCACGAGCACCGCCTGGGCCTGTGCCTGGAGATCGAGGCCTACCTGCGCCACCTGGAACGCCTGGCCGGCTATATCCGCGACGCCTTCGAAGTGCGCGACGGCAACGACCTGGCGCGCCAGCTGCGCCTGCTCGACATGCGCGTACGCGACGTACTGAAGAAGCTCGCCAACGACGAACAGGCGCTGATCGCCGTGGCCGAGCGGGCCAAGACCAGCGACCGGCAGATTCCGCTGCGCCAGCGCTACGCCGAAGTCCTGGCGACCTGGGACGAATACGTCGAGCCGATGATCCAGCTGGTCTCCGCCGACGGCGCCTTCGAACAGGGCGTGCGCCGCGTCGAGCAAGTGCTGCTGCGCCTGCTGGGCGAACAGCACCGCCTTGGCCAACTGGTCGACGATGACCAGTTGCTGCGCACCCACGCGCGCATCCTGGAAATGCAGACCACCGCCCAGCTCACCCTGCGCCGCGCCCGCGAACTGCTGCTGCCGCTGCGCGAAGAAGCACGCCGGCACAACGCGATCACCCGCGGCGCCGCGCTGGCCCTCTCGGTGATCCGCCGCAAGGGCATCGAGGCCGTGCCGCAGGCGGCGCTGCCGCTGTTCACCCGGCCGCAGAGCACCTTCCTCGGCAGCGCCTCGCAGGTCGAGAGCTACGTCTTCGCCCTGGCGCGCTTCGAGCCCAAGCCGGCGCACTTCCCGAAAGCCAGCGGCAACCGCAAGGGCGACAGCCCGCGCGCCGCGCCGCGCACCGCCCGCGAGATGCTCGACCGCTGCCAGGCGGCCCTGCCGCTGCCGGACCTGATGGTCTGGCTGCTGGACCAGGAGCCCGGTGGCGCCACCGACGAGCTGCTCTACTGGTTCTCGCGCCTGTCGCGCGACGGCCGCTTCCAGCGCGAGCGCCTGGAGCGCCGCGATTACGAAACCGCCCAGCACAGCGTCAGCCTGTGCTCCTTCGCCCTGCTTGCCGCACCGACCGGCAAGGGCGACCAAGCGAGCGAACCCCATGCAAATTAATCTCACCGAACTGACCCAGCTCGGGCCGATCTTCCGCGAGCTGTTCAAGGGCTTCCACATCAGCCGCCGCGACCCCGAGCTGTACAGCCAGCTGTCCAACCAGCAGGACCAGTACCGCACGCTGTTCCGCTCGCTCGGCTTCGAACTTGTCTGCGACACGCGCGGCTTCTACTACTTCGTCCCCGAGCAGATCGGCGCCCAGGTCAACAAGACCGCCCAGCGCCTGGCGCTGTTCACCTTCATCCTCGTCGAGCACCTCGCCGACCAGGGTCGCGACCCGCTCGCCGTGCTCGACGGCGGCAGCATCGGCCGCGACGAGCTGCCGCCGCTGCTGGAGAAGTACCGCGACCTGTTCCTGCAGGCCGAGGTGACCACCCAGGAAGAACTCGAAGAGAAGGTCATGCGCCGCCTGACCCAGCTCGGCTTCGCCGCCGAGGACAACGGCGTGTACCGCTTCCTGCCGCCGATTCACCGCTTCCTCGACGTCTGTCTGTCGGTGCAGCAGGACCGCGACCTGGCCGCCAGCATGCACGCCGCCGACCTGGCCTTCGTCGCCCCGGCACTGGCCGAGGAAGAGGAAGAGCCCATCGTCAGCCTCGAAGAACCCCACGCGGCACCGGCCCCGGGCGCGATCGCGCCGGTTGAAGAAGACGAAAGCGAGGCAGACGCCCTCGCCCGCGCCATCGCCGAAGAACAAGCTGACATGGAGGCCCAGGCATGACCGAAGAACGTTACGGCATCCGCCGCTTCGCCCTGCTCAACACCGCCGGCTACAGCCTCGGCATCTTCCCGCTGGAACAACCGCTGTCGGTGTACGGCGCCAACAACCTCGGCAAGTCGGCATCGATCAACGCGCTGCAGTTCCCGATCCTGGCGCGCATGTCAGACATGAGCTTCGGCAAGTACAGCCTGGAAGCCTCACGCAAGTTCTACTTCGCCACCGACACCAGCTACATCCTCATCGAGCTCGAACTTCCCCACGGCCGCCACGTCATCGGCGTCGGCGGACGCGGCCCGGGCGGTGGCTTCGGCCACCAGTTCTTCGCCTACCAGGGCGAGCTGGACCTGGACCACTACCAGAAGAACGGCACCTGCCTGCGCCTGCGCGAGCTCTACGCCAGCCTCGAACGCGCGGGCCTGAAGGCCTACGAACTCAAGCCCGACGAGCTGCGTCGCCTGCTCGTCGGCGGCCACACCTCGATTCCGCTGGACCTCACGCTGATCCCGCTGCGCTCCACCAGCGAGCAGAGCCTGAAGACCTTCCGCGCACTGTTCATCAACCTGCTGCACATGCGCGAGATCACCGCGGCCAAGCTCAAGCAGCTGTTCCTCGACGCCTTCGAGCACAGCCTGCGTTCGGGCAGCGTCGACTACATCGCCGCCTGCGAAGAGGCCTTCCGCGACGTGCGCCGCATGGAAGGCGACTACCAGGCCCTGGTGGCCGCCGGCCCGCTGGTCGAGGCCCTGGCCAACGGCGTGCAGCAACGCGAACTGCTACGCGGCAAGATGCATCGCCTGTCGCCGCTGCTCGACAGCCTGCAGGGCACCTGGGAGGAATACTCCGGTGCGCGCAAGGAAGAGCTGGTCATCCAGGCCGAACACTACCGCCGCGAACAGGACGGCCTGCAGAATGAACAGCGCGGCGGCACCGCCGAACTGATGCGCCTGGAGCGCGAGATCAGCGAGCTGCAGCGCTGGATGGGCGAGCTGGCGGTGCTGAAAAACCGTTTTGCGCTGGTCGAGGACGCCAAGGTGCTGGAGCAGCAACTGCTCGCCGCCAAGGACGCCCACGACGAACTGGCTGGCGCCCTGGCGCACTCCCGGCAGTTCTCCAGCGAAGACCTGGACGAGCGCGTGCGTGACCTGGAGAAGCGCGTGAAAGGCGTGCGCCAGCAGCTCGAATACGCCGACAACAACAGCTACGCCCGCCTGCGCGAGGAGTTCTCGCAGCAGGACGTCGAGCGCCTGATGCGCCTGTTCAACGGTGCGCTGTTCAGCCTGCCGCTGGGCGAGAAGGGCGTGGACCTCGACAAGGAAGGCAAGTGGGTCGGCAGCGTCGAGAAGATCCTCGACGCCTTCAAGGGCGAGCGCTTCGAAGTGCCCGGCCTGTCCATCGACCTCTCGCACATCGAGCCGCCGGCCCTGCAGGCACTGGCCGACCGCGCCGCCCTGCGCGACCAGAAGGAACGCCTGGAGAAGGAGCTCAAGCAGCTCAAGACCCAGCAGAGCGTTGCCGCCGACCGCAACGCCAGCAAGGCACAGGCAGACAAGCTCTACCAGGACGTGCTCGACGCGCAGAAAGCCCTGGAAGACTTCCGCCGCAGCGAAACCCTGAGCGCTGAGGAACCGGCCAAGCTGGAACAGCTTGCGCAGCTGGAAGCCACCCAGGACGAACTCAAGCGCTCGGCCGACGCCTTCACCGAACGCGTCCAGCAGCTGTCCGCCAAGCTGCAACTGGTGGGCCGCCAACTGGCCGACCTGGAAGCCAAGCAGCGCACCCTCGACGACGCCCTGCGCCGCCGCCAGCTGCTGCCCGCCGACCTGCCCTTCGGCACGCCGTTCATGGAGCCGGTGGACGACTCGCTGGACAACCTGCTGCCGCTGCTCAACGACTATCAGGACACCTGGCAATCGCTGCAGCGCATCGACGGCCAGATCGAGGCGCTGTACGCCCAGGTGCGCCTCAAAGGCGTGGCCAAGTTCGACAGCGAGGACGATCCGGAGCGTCGCCTGCAACTGCTGATCAACGCCTACGCGCACCGCACCGACGAGGCCCTGACCCTGGCCAAGGCACGCCGCGCCGCGGTCACCGACATCGCCCGGACCCTGCGCAACATCCGCAGCGACTACGACAACCTCGAGCACCAGCTCGCGCTGTTCAACCGCGAGATCAACCGCCGCCAGGTGTCGAACCTGCAGAGCTTCCGCATCGTCCTCGCGCCGAACAAGGAAGCGCTCAAGCACATCGACCAGATCATCCACAGCGCCGGCCAGTACGAGGAAGGCGAGAACCTCTCGGTGTTCGACCTGACCCAGGGCGCCGAGCAGGATGCGAAGAACGAGGAAGCCAAGGACTACCTGTCGCGCCTGGTGGCCGCGAACAACAACCAGCTGGGCCTGAAGGACCTGTTCGAGCTGGCGTTCGAGATCACCAAGGTCGGCGGCCAGCCGATCGTCCACACCGACATCGACGGCGCGGCGTCCAACGGCACCACCATGACCATCAAGGCGCTGACCAACATGTACCTGTTGCTGCACCTGATGGACCGCGAGCAGGCCGGGCGCATCCGCCTGCCCTACTACCTCGACGAAGCCGCCGACATCGACGAACGCAACCAGGCCGCACTGCTGGAAACCAGCCTGCAGCTGGGCTTCGTACCGATCCTCGCGAGCGTGAAGCCGCAGGTGTCGGCGCAGGTGGCCATCGACCTGGAAGGCGGCAGCGGTCCCAACGGCATCTACATCGACGAAGCCGACTGGAAATTCATCCGTCGCCGCGAACGTCCCGCCGAAGCCCCCGCCGCAGAGGCCGAAGAGGCCGCCGAGCCGGCCTGATCCACCCTCCCCCCCCCCCCCCCAACCGGCGGCGGAATGCCCTCTCCCGATGATTTGTGGATGCTAAGCAAGCTATTGAGTTTGGCCTGACAGACTCGCTTACATATAATGGCTTGCATTCTCATTAGCGAAAGCACGGGAGTTACCATGTCTGTTCGTCTGCTCGCGGGCTTCAAGCGCGCTGTCCTGGCCGGTTTGCTCGGCGGCCTGTCGCTGAATGCAATCGCCGATCCGGTTACCCTCACCCTGTACAACGGCCAGCACGCCGCCACCGGCGTGGCCATCGCCAAGGCCTTCACCGAGAAGACCGGCATCCAAGTAAAAATCCGCAAGGGTGGCGACGGCCAGTTGGCCAGCCAGATCACCGAAGAAGGCGCGCGCTCGCCGGCCGACGTCATCTACACCGAGGAATCGCCGCCGCTGGTGCGCCTGTCCGGCGCCGGCCTGCTTGCCCCGCTCGACCCGCAGACCCTGGCCCAGGTGGAGGCTGAAAACGCTGGCGCCCGCAGCGACTGGGTCGGCATCACCGCCCGTGCCCGCGTGCTCGCCTACAACCCGGCGAAGATCGCCGAGAAGGACCTGCCCAAGAGCCTGATGGACCTGGCCGACGGCCAGTGGTCCGGGCGTTTCGGCTTCGTTCCTACGAGTGGCGCCTTCCTCGAGCAGGTATCCGCGGTGATCAAGCTCAAGGGCCAGGACGCCGCCGAGGAATGGCTCACCGGCCTCAAGGCCTTCGGCTCGATCTACACCAACAACGTCACCGCCATGAAAGCCGTGGAGAACGGCGAGGTCGATATGGCGCTGATCAACAACTACTACTGGTACACCCTGAAGAAGGAGAAGGGCGAGCTGAAATCGCGCCTGTACTTCTTCGGCAACCAGGACCCGGGCGCCCTTGTCACCGTTTCCGGCGCCGCCGTGCTCAAGTCCAGCCAGCATCCCAAGGAAGCCCAGCAGTTCGTCGCCTTCATGCTCAGCGAAGAAGGCCAGAAGGCCATCCTCAGCCAGTCGGCCGAATACCCGCTGCGCAAAGGCATGCAGCCGGACCCGGCGCTCAAGCCGTTCGCCGAACTGCAGGCGCCCAAGCTGACACCGGCCGACATGGGTGAAGCCAACGACGCCCTCGACCTCGAACGCGACGTCGGCCTGAACTGATGCTCCCGGCCTCACCACCGCTTCAGGCTCGCGGCAGCCAGGCGCGCAAGGCTCCGCTCTGGCTGCTGCCGCCGGTCCTTCTGCTCGCCCTGCTGGCGGCGTTGCCGCTGTGCTACGTCGCCGCCAAGGCCTGGGACACCGGCTGGCAGGCGGCCTGGCACCTGCTCTGGCGCCCCTATGTGTTCCGCCTGTTCGGCAACACCCTGAAGCTGATGGTGCTGGTCACCCTGGCCAGCGCCCTGCTGGGCCTCGTCTGCGCCTGGCTGGTGGAGCGCAGCGACCTGCCCGGCCGGCGTTACTGGAACGTGCTGCTCTGCCTGCCGTTCGCCATCCCCTCCTTCGTCAGCAGCTTCACCTGGGTCTCGCTCAGCCCGCTCTACGAAGGCCTGGGCGGCGCCGTGCTGGTCATGGCGATGTCCAAGTACCCGCTGGTCTATCTGCCCCTTGCGGCAACCTTGCGCAACCTCGACCCGGCGCTGGAAGAGAGCGCGCGCATGCTCGGCGTATCGCGTCGCCAGGTGTTCTGGCGAGTGCCCCTGCCGCTGCTGCGCCCCACCCTGGCCGCCACCAGCCTGCTTGTGGCGCTGCACATGCTGGTGGAGTTCGGCGCGCTGTCGATCCTGCGCTTCCAGACCTTCACCACGGCCATCTACCAGGAGTTCGAGCTGCAATTCAGCAATGCCACCGCGGCCATGCTCTCTTCGGTGCTGCTGGCGCTGTGCTTCCTGCTGCTCTGGCTGGAGTTGCGCATGCGTGGCCGCGGCCGCCTGGTGCGCACCGGCCAAGGCAGCGCACGGCAAGCGGAGCGCATCCGCTTGGGTGCCGGGAAATGGCCGGTGCAATTGCTGCTCGCAGCGCTTGTGGTGGTTGGCACTGGCATCCCCATGGCGATGCTCGGCTATTGGCTGCTCACCGGCACCTCGGCGGCCTTCCCGCTGCTGGAAGTCGGCCAAGCGCTGTTCTCGTCGCTTTCGCTGTCGTTCGGCGGCGCCCTGCTCGGCTGCCTGCTGGCCCTGCCGGTGAGCTTCCTGGTGGTGCGCTATCCCGGTCCGCTGGCGCGCTGGGCGCAACGTCTGCCCTACTTGCTGCAGGCATTGCCGGGTCTGGTGATCGCCCTGTCGCTGGTGTACTTCGCCCTGCACTTCATGCCGGCGGTCTACCAGACCAACACGCTGCTGCTGATTGCCTACGCCCTGCTGTTCCTGCCGCTTGCCCAGGCACCAATCCGCGTGGCGCTGGAGAAGGCCTCGCCGCAACTCGAAGAGGCCGCCCGCACCCTCGGGCAAACGCCGCTGCGCGCCTTCCTGCGCGTCACCCTGCCGATCATCTCACCGGCCATAGGCGCAGGGTTCGTACTGGTGTTCCTCGACAGCATGAAGGAACTGACCGCGACGCTGGTGCTCGGCCCCACCGGACTGAGCACCCTGGCGACCGCGGTCTGGGTGCACACCTCCACACTGGAGTACGCAGCGGCGGCGCCCTATGCAGCCTTGCTGATCCTCATCTCCGGCGTGCCGGTCTACTTGCTGACCACCCGCGCTGCGCGGAGCGGAGCGTAGGAGCGGATCTCATCCGCGAATCACATCGCGGGTTATCCACAATGCAAAACGCCCCGCCGGTATCCCGGCGGGGCGTCTTCGTTTCAGGCCCGGTGGCGAGCGTTACTGTCCGACCGCCTTGCCCAGCGGGATCTTCGGCGCCCACTGCAACCACTCGTCCTGATACTCGTCGAATAGCGCGAAGGTCTGCCCAGGCTTCGCCGCAGTGCCCATCTGCGCGTTATCCGGAGTGGCGAAGGCAACGCCGCCGGCGAGGATGGTCTCGAACGACTCGGTACGCACCTTCACGCCCTTGAACAACCCGGCATCGACGCCAACCCCACTGGTGTTCCAGAAGCGGCTGCCAGTGCGTACCAGCGGCGCATAGCGCGGTTCGATGAGGATGTGGATAAGCACGCGGTCAGCGGTCTCACCCAGCTCAAAGGAAGTCACCTTGCCCACCTGCACTTCCCGGTAGGTTACGGGCACGCCCGGTTTCAGCGAACCCCGGCGCGCGGCGCTCAGGGTCAGGCGTAGGCCGTCGGCTTCGAGCAGGCGGTTGGGCTCCTGGTCCAGCAGCGGGAAGCGGGTCTGCACCGCACCGGCCTTCTCGCGCGGCATCACCTCGATGTACGGGCCGCTGACCAGGGTGCCCAGGTTCTCCGCTCCAGACAGGCCCAATTGCGCCTTCACCACCCAGAAGCGGCTGCCTTCGCGAGCGATGCTGTCTTGAGCGCGCGTTATGCGAGCCTTGAGCACCACGCCGGAAAGGTCGCGGTTGAGGTCAACCTGCTCGACACGGCCAACATCCAGGCCCCGGTAGCGAAGCACCGTGCCTTCGCGCAGTCCGTCGGCGCTGTCGGTACGCAACTCGATGAACTGCCCCTTGGCCTTGGCATCGTCCTCGCTGTCGAACAGGTAGAAACGCCGTACCTTGGTGAGCGGCGCGGCCTTGGGATCGGGTGTGTCGAAGGAGATGCCGCCGCTGATCAGCGTCTGCAGCGACTCGCTCTTGAACTTGATGCCGTTGAGGTCGCCGCTGAGGGTCACCCCGCTGACGTTCCAGAAGCGCGACGAGGTGTTCACCAGGTCAGCAAACTCCGGCTCGATGTGCACGCCAACCACCACCCGCTGGCGATCACGGGAGAGCTGGTAGCTCTGCACGGTACCGACCTTCATCTGCCGGTAGAGGATGGGCGTGCCCACGTCCAGCGACCCCAGGTGATCGCTGGTCAGCACCAGGTGCAGGCCGGGCGCATCCAGGTTCAGCGGCGGCGCCTTCGGACGGATCGCGAAGTCGCGGGTCGGCTCGCCATCCTTGCCGAAACGCACCGCGATGTAGTTGCCCTTGACCAGCGCCTCGAGCCCGGTGATACCCGCCAGCGAGATACTCGGCTTGACCATCCAGAACTCGGTCTTGCTGTTGAGGAAATCTTCCGTGCGCGGGTCCATCGACAGGGTGGCGGTAGCGCCGTTGAAATCGGAGTCCATGTCGACGGTCTTGACCGTACCCACCTGCACACCGTTGTACATAACCGGCGTGTCACCGGCGGTCAGACCGCTGATGTCGGTGACTTTCAGGTGCACCGGAATGCCGGTCTGGGCCGCATCGTAGTCCTCATAGAGGCGGAACGGCTTGGTCGGATCGGTCGGCGGACTGTCCGCATAGATTTCAGGCGTGGAAAAGGCGATACCACCGGCGGCGATGCTGGCCAGCGACTCGGTGCGCAGCTTCAGGCCACTGAGACTGCCGGAAAGGGTGATGCCACTGGCGTTCCAGAAGCGCGTGTGTTTGCGCACCAGGTTGGCGTAGGCCGGTTCGATGTGGATCTTCACCTCGATGGTCTTCTGGTCCGAGGCCAGCTGGTAGCTCTTCACCTGGCCGACCTGGATCTGCCGGTAGTAGATCGGGCTGCCCTGCTCCAGCGAGCCAAGGCGCTCGGCTTTAAGCGTCAGATGAAGGCCCGGCAGGCTGTCGGACAACGGGGGCGGCTCCTTGAGCGCGACGAAATCGTGGCTCATCTCACCCTTCACCGGGTCAATGGCGATGTAGTTGCCGGATACCAGGGTCTCCAGACCTGTGACGCCAGCCAGGGAGACCCGCGGCTTGACCAGCCAGAAACGGGTCTGCTTGCTCAAGTATTCGGAAGCCTCCTTGCGCATTTCCACGGTCGCGGTGATGCCCAGCGCAGGCTTGTTGACGTGCATGTCGACGACCTTGCCGACTGCGATGCCCTTGAAGATGACCTCGGTCTTGTTCGGCTGGAGGCCTTCGCCGCTCTCGAACTGGATGTTGATCATCACACCGGCCTGATCGTAGGCGCGCCAACCGAGCCAGGCGCCAATCGCCAGGGCGATCAGGGGCAATATCCAGATTGCCGACCAGTTCGTCGTCTTGCGCAGCTTTGGCTTGGGGAGCTCATCAGTCATCGTCGTTTTCCGCGTCCGTGTTATCCCAGATCAGTCGGGGATCGAAAGTCACCGCCGCCAGCATGGTCAGCACCACCACACTGCCGAAAGCAGCCGCACCGAGGTTGGCCTCGATACTGGCCAGATTGCCGAAGTTCACCATGGTCACCAGGATCGCGATGACGAAGATGTCGAGCATCGACCAGCGACCGATCCATTCGATGAAGCGGTACATCACAATCCGCTGGCGTGCTGAAAGCGGCTGCCGCCGCTGGATCGAGTAAAGCAGTAGAGTGATGCCGACGAGCTTGAAGGTCGGTACGAGGATGCTCGCGACGAAGACCACTGCGGCAACCGGCAGCATGTCCGCGTTGATCAGCTCTACGACGCCTTCCATGATGGTGGCCGGCATGCCGCTGCCGAGGAAGTTCACCGTCATGATCGGCAGCAGGTTGGCCGGGATGTAGAGAACCGCGGCGGTGAGCAGCAGGGCCCAGGTCCGCGTGAGGCTGTTGGGGCGCCGGGCGTGCAGGACCGAACCGCAACGCGTGCAATGCTGGTGGCCGTCGTCTTCATCCTGTTGCCGATTGAGCTGATGGCACTCGCCACAAATCAGAATGCCGGCATCAATGGCTCGCATCGTCGAACTCCCCTGCCAGCGCTTCCCATACCTGGTGCCGCGACATGGTCACCTCCAGCCATATCTGCGAGAAAAGCAGCGCCACGAAGCACGCAAGACCAATACCAACATGCAACTCGGCCATGCCAGCCAGCTTCACGATGGAAACCAGGATGCCCATCAGGTAGACCTCGAGCATTCCCCACTCACGCAGGTGCTGATACCAACGGAACAGCGTCATGCCTTGCTCCCGAGCGACATCGAAGCGCAGGGTGATCAGTACGAAGAGCTGGAACAGCAGCTTGGCGAGCGGAATTACCATGCTGCACAGGAAAACGAGGACTCCCACCCCTTCCATGTTGGAGTTGTACAGCCCTTTTACTCCACTCCAGACCGTATCGACCCCAGTCTGCCCAAGGATGGTGATGTTCATGATCGGCAGGAAGTTGGCGGGAACGTAGAGCAGCAATGCCGTCACAACCAATGCCAGCGCTCGTCTGACCATGTACGGGCGATGAATCTCCAGTTCATATCCACAGCGTGGGCATACCGAACGCTGCCCTAGGGGGACGGGCTCACGCCGCATCAGCAGATCACACTCATGGCAGGCGATAAGTTGGTCCAGGGGAAGGTTCTGTAGAGAGAGGCTATCAGTCTCGGACATGAAAAAGCTCGGCGTCGATTTGTCGCTATTGTAGACGACTGGCCTAGTGCAAGGCGCCGCTCCAGACACCTCGAAAAAGGCAGAAATGGCATAGCGAGTATCTGAAAGAAGCGTCTCGCATAAGAGCTGCCACAGCGCGCATGTGTAATTCGTGACGAGCAAGACGAAAGGAAGGTAAATCGAGGATCCCGAGCTCGCGGCACTCATGCCGGCCGCGCGCCTGAGGACCCAGGGCTGGCGCCGTAGCAGGCTCTTCGCCGCATTTCGCCGCCCGGATATTTTTCCGCGCGCAAAAGCAAAACCCCCGACCAGCTTTCGCTGATCAGGGGCTTTGGGATAGGTGCTTGACGATGACCTACTCTCACATGGAGAAACTCCACACTACCATCGGCGATGCATCGTTTCACTTCTGAGTTCGGGATGGGATCAGGTGGTTCCAACGCTCTATGGTCGTCAAGCAATTCTTTCGGACGCTCGTGGCTTGCGCACACGCTCATCCCGATTCGGGTATGTGACAGGTATT is a genomic window of Pseudomonas knackmussii B13 containing:
- the mksB gene encoding Mks condensin complex protein MksB — encoded protein: MIDPRRVLRALAEHWALLEPLCERFDSGTLSLAELRLQLTAQLAEGSPADITALLDQWIRLDILVPVAKSPNRFELNAQIHDFLAYLRHEHRLGLCLEIEAYLRHLERLAGYIRDAFEVRDGNDLARQLRLLDMRVRDVLKKLANDEQALIAVAERAKTSDRQIPLRQRYAEVLATWDEYVEPMIQLVSADGAFEQGVRRVEQVLLRLLGEQHRLGQLVDDDQLLRTHARILEMQTTAQLTLRRARELLLPLREEARRHNAITRGAALALSVIRRKGIEAVPQAALPLFTRPQSTFLGSASQVESYVFALARFEPKPAHFPKASGNRKGDSPRAAPRTAREMLDRCQAALPLPDLMVWLLDQEPGGATDELLYWFSRLSRDGRFQRERLERRDYETAQHSVSLCSFALLAAPTGKGDQASEPHAN
- the mksE gene encoding Mks condensin complex protein MksE translates to MQINLTELTQLGPIFRELFKGFHISRRDPELYSQLSNQQDQYRTLFRSLGFELVCDTRGFYYFVPEQIGAQVNKTAQRLALFTFILVEHLADQGRDPLAVLDGGSIGRDELPPLLEKYRDLFLQAEVTTQEELEEKVMRRLTQLGFAAEDNGVYRFLPPIHRFLDVCLSVQQDRDLAASMHAADLAFVAPALAEEEEEPIVSLEEPHAAPAPGAIAPVEEDESEADALARAIAEEQADMEAQA
- the mksF gene encoding Mks condensin complex protein MksF; amino-acid sequence: MTEERYGIRRFALLNTAGYSLGIFPLEQPLSVYGANNLGKSASINALQFPILARMSDMSFGKYSLEASRKFYFATDTSYILIELELPHGRHVIGVGGRGPGGGFGHQFFAYQGELDLDHYQKNGTCLRLRELYASLERAGLKAYELKPDELRRLLVGGHTSIPLDLTLIPLRSTSEQSLKTFRALFINLLHMREITAAKLKQLFLDAFEHSLRSGSVDYIAACEEAFRDVRRMEGDYQALVAAGPLVEALANGVQQRELLRGKMHRLSPLLDSLQGTWEEYSGARKEELVIQAEHYRREQDGLQNEQRGGTAELMRLEREISELQRWMGELAVLKNRFALVEDAKVLEQQLLAAKDAHDELAGALAHSRQFSSEDLDERVRDLEKRVKGVRQQLEYADNNSYARLREEFSQQDVERLMRLFNGALFSLPLGEKGVDLDKEGKWVGSVEKILDAFKGERFEVPGLSIDLSHIEPPALQALADRAALRDQKERLEKELKQLKTQQSVAADRNASKAQADKLYQDVLDAQKALEDFRRSETLSAEEPAKLEQLAQLEATQDELKRSADAFTERVQQLSAKLQLVGRQLADLEAKQRTLDDALRRRQLLPADLPFGTPFMEPVDDSLDNLLPLLNDYQDTWQSLQRIDGQIEALYAQVRLKGVAKFDSEDDPERRLQLLINAYAHRTDEALTLAKARRAAVTDIARTLRNIRSDYDNLEHQLALFNREINRRQVSNLQSFRIVLAPNKEALKHIDQIIHSAGQYEEGENLSVFDLTQGAEQDAKNEEAKDYLSRLVAANNNQLGLKDLFELAFEITKVGGQPIVHTDIDGAASNGTTMTIKALTNMYLLLHLMDREQAGRIRLPYYLDEAADIDERNQAALLETSLQLGFVPILASVKPQVSAQVAIDLEGGSGPNGIYIDEADWKFIRRRERPAEAPAAEAEEAAEPA
- a CDS encoding iron ABC transporter substrate-binding protein → MSVRLLAGFKRAVLAGLLGGLSLNAIADPVTLTLYNGQHAATGVAIAKAFTEKTGIQVKIRKGGDGQLASQITEEGARSPADVIYTEESPPLVRLSGAGLLAPLDPQTLAQVEAENAGARSDWVGITARARVLAYNPAKIAEKDLPKSLMDLADGQWSGRFGFVPTSGAFLEQVSAVIKLKGQDAAEEWLTGLKAFGSIYTNNVTAMKAVENGEVDMALINNYYWYTLKKEKGELKSRLYFFGNQDPGALVTVSGAAVLKSSQHPKEAQQFVAFMLSEEGQKAILSQSAEYPLRKGMQPDPALKPFAELQAPKLTPADMGEANDALDLERDVGLN
- a CDS encoding ABC transporter permease; the encoded protein is MLPASPPLQARGSQARKAPLWLLPPVLLLALLAALPLCYVAAKAWDTGWQAAWHLLWRPYVFRLFGNTLKLMVLVTLASALLGLVCAWLVERSDLPGRRYWNVLLCLPFAIPSFVSSFTWVSLSPLYEGLGGAVLVMAMSKYPLVYLPLAATLRNLDPALEESARMLGVSRRQVFWRVPLPLLRPTLAATSLLVALHMLVEFGALSILRFQTFTTAIYQEFELQFSNATAAMLSSVLLALCFLLLWLELRMRGRGRLVRTGQGSARQAERIRLGAGKWPVQLLLAALVVVGTGIPMAMLGYWLLTGTSAAFPLLEVGQALFSSLSLSFGGALLGCLLALPVSFLVVRYPGPLARWAQRLPYLLQALPGLVIALSLVYFALHFMPAVYQTNTLLLIAYALLFLPLAQAPIRVALEKASPQLEEAARTLGQTPLRAFLRVTLPIISPAIGAGFVLVFLDSMKELTATLVLGPTGLSTLATAVWVHTSTLEYAAAAPYAALLILISGVPVYLLTTRAARSGA
- a CDS encoding intermembrane transport protein PqiB; the encoded protein is MTDELPKPKLRKTTNWSAIWILPLIALAIGAWLGWRAYDQAGVMINIQFESGEGLQPNKTEVIFKGIAVGKVVDMHVNKPALGITATVEMRKEASEYLSKQTRFWLVKPRVSLAGVTGLETLVSGNYIAIDPVKGEMSHDFVALKEPPPLSDSLPGLHLTLKAERLGSLEQGSPIYYRQIQVGQVKSYQLASDQKTIEVKIHIEPAYANLVRKHTRFWNASGITLSGSLSGLKLRTESLASIAAGGIAFSTPEIYADSPPTDPTKPFRLYEDYDAAQTGIPVHLKVTDISGLTAGDTPVMYNGVQVGTVKTVDMDSDFNGATATLSMDPRTEDFLNSKTEFWMVKPSISLAGITGLEALVKGNYIAVRFGKDGEPTRDFAIRPKAPPLNLDAPGLHLVLTSDHLGSLDVGTPILYRQMKVGTVQSYQLSRDRQRVVVGVHIEPEFADLVNTSSRFWNVSGVTLSGDLNGIKFKSESLQTLISGGISFDTPDPKAAPLTKVRRFYLFDSEDDAKAKGQFIELRTDSADGLREGTVLRYRGLDVGRVEQVDLNRDLSGVVLKARITRAQDSIAREGSRFWVVKAQLGLSGAENLGTLVSGPYIEVMPREKAGAVQTRFPLLDQEPNRLLEADGLRLTLSAARRGSLKPGVPVTYREVQVGKVTSFELGETADRVLIHILIEPRYAPLVRTGSRFWNTSGVGVDAGLFKGVKVRTESFETILAGGVAFATPDNAQMGTAAKPGQTFALFDEYQDEWLQWAPKIPLGKAVGQ
- a CDS encoding paraquat-inducible protein A, giving the protein MRAIDAGILICGECHQLNRQQDEDDGHQHCTRCGSVLHARRPNSLTRTWALLLTAAVLYIPANLLPIMTVNFLGSGMPATIMEGVVELINADMLPVAAVVFVASILVPTFKLVGITLLLYSIQRRQPLSARQRIVMYRFIEWIGRWSMLDIFVIAILVTMVNFGNLASIEANLGAAAFGSVVVLTMLAAVTFDPRLIWDNTDAENDDD
- a CDS encoding paraquat-inducible protein A, whose product is MSETDSLSLQNLPLDQLIACHECDLLMRREPVPLGQRSVCPRCGYELEIHRPYMVRRALALVVTALLLYVPANFLPIMNITILGQTGVDTVWSGVKGLYNSNMEGVGVLVFLCSMVIPLAKLLFQLFVLITLRFDVAREQGMTLFRWYQHLREWGMLEVYLMGILVSIVKLAGMAELHVGIGLACFVALLFSQIWLEVTMSRHQVWEALAGEFDDASH